A region from the Sandaracinus amylolyticus genome encodes:
- a CDS encoding tetratricopeptide repeat protein: MCTRVEERAGALVLGVLLVAVLAVLAPARARAGDIEDFEIARQAYEQRDFSRAVFYFEQLVGGDVPRLSSAALVAEARKYLGAAYVFVGRREAAREQFERLLREQPTYVLDPLLFPLEVQELFASVRERLELERREAEARAAVEARAARERERARRLLSFAEEEIRLELPNSRWLALVPFGIGQFQNGDDPLGWTFLLSETAFAGVAIGALIWHQELSSQVARAQTVGDIDAVQEGNRLLEIAFGIHWAGLGALAAFAIAGIVEAQIRFVPTRVVTERRRAPEELREDLDTDTGPIQEAGPTVSDLHIGLGIGGLSLSFSF, from the coding sequence ATGTGCACACGCGTCGAGGAACGCGCAGGCGCGCTCGTCCTCGGCGTGCTGCTCGTCGCGGTGCTCGCCGTGCTCGCTCCAGCGCGCGCGCGCGCCGGCGACATCGAGGACTTCGAGATCGCGCGCCAGGCGTACGAGCAGCGCGACTTCTCTCGCGCGGTCTTCTACTTCGAGCAGCTCGTCGGCGGCGACGTGCCGCGCCTCTCGAGCGCCGCGCTCGTCGCCGAAGCGCGCAAATACCTCGGCGCCGCGTACGTGTTCGTCGGGCGTCGCGAGGCCGCGCGCGAGCAGTTCGAGCGCCTGCTGCGCGAGCAACCGACGTACGTGCTCGACCCGCTGCTCTTTCCGCTCGAGGTCCAAGAGCTCTTCGCGTCGGTCCGCGAGCGCCTCGAGCTCGAGCGCCGCGAGGCCGAGGCCCGTGCCGCCGTCGAAGCGCGCGCGGCGCGTGAGCGCGAGCGAGCGCGACGTCTCCTCTCGTTCGCCGAGGAAGAGATCCGTCTCGAGCTCCCGAACTCGCGCTGGCTCGCGCTCGTCCCGTTCGGCATCGGCCAGTTCCAGAACGGCGACGACCCGCTCGGCTGGACGTTCCTCCTCTCCGAGACCGCGTTCGCCGGCGTCGCGATCGGCGCGCTCATCTGGCACCAGGAGCTCTCCTCGCAGGTCGCGCGTGCCCAGACGGTCGGCGACATCGACGCGGTGCAGGAGGGCAATCGCCTCCTCGAGATCGCGTTCGGGATCCACTGGGCGGGCCTCGGCGCGCTCGCGGCGTTCGCCATCGCCGGGATCGTCGAGGCCCAGATCCGCTTCGTCCCGACCCGTGTCGTCACCGAGCGCCGCCGCGCGCCCGAGGAGCTCCGCGAGGATCTGGACACGGACACCGGTCCGATCCAGGAAGCGGGTCCCACCGTCTCCGACCTCCACATCGGGCTGGGGATCGGCGGGCTCTCGCTGTCATTCTCGTTCTGA